In one Chitinophaga sancti genomic region, the following are encoded:
- the istB gene encoding IS21-like element helper ATPase IstB: protein METEKQRIRELCTAFRLGGISNGIKALITEAEQQEMGYVKFLSQILETEATHRSVKDLNKREKAAWLPQMSDLNHYKTGSEDEISPGRLKQLRELNWVDQLFNIVLMGPSGTGKTFLAAGLCQDAVKAGYNAYFRRMDDLVNMLKTKDFVKTQQVEYKRLLKANLLVIDDIMLFPLEKNLAISFFNFINQIYESTSIIITTNKKPSDWSKQLDDEAIATALLDRLLYHCEVINFSGESYRLKNRKTIFEGS from the coding sequence ATGGAAACAGAAAAGCAACGAATCCGCGAATTATGTACAGCTTTTAGGCTGGGTGGTATTAGCAATGGAATAAAGGCATTAATCACTGAAGCAGAACAACAAGAGATGGGATATGTAAAGTTCCTAAGCCAAATACTGGAAACGGAAGCAACACACCGCTCTGTAAAAGACTTGAACAAACGGGAAAAGGCAGCCTGGTTACCTCAGATGTCAGACCTGAATCATTACAAAACAGGATCAGAGGATGAAATTAGTCCTGGTCGCTTAAAGCAACTTAGAGAATTGAATTGGGTAGATCAATTATTTAATATTGTTCTGATGGGGCCGAGTGGAACTGGCAAGACATTTTTAGCTGCAGGTTTGTGTCAGGATGCTGTAAAGGCTGGATATAACGCCTACTTCAGAAGAATGGATGACCTGGTAAATATGCTTAAGACGAAGGACTTTGTTAAAACCCAGCAGGTTGAATATAAACGACTATTAAAGGCTAACCTTCTCGTTATTGATGATATTATGCTCTTCCCGCTGGAGAAGAACCTGGCAATATCATTTTTCAATTTTATCAATCAGATTTATGAATCTACGTCAATAATCATCACTACAAATAAGAAGCCTTCAGACTGGAGCAAACAGCTGGATGATGAGGCCATAGCTACGGCTTTACTGGACCGGCTACTTTACCATTGTGAAGTCATAAACTTTAGTGGTGAAAGTTACAGATTGAAGAATCGTAAAACTATTTTTGAAGGTTCCTGA
- the ltrA gene encoding group II intron reverse transcriptase/maturase, with amino-acid sequence MLEEILDIRNVQKAFKQVTANKGAGGIDGMQTDELRDYLNTNWQTLRTSILEGRYGPQAVKKVEIDKENGGGKRMLGIPTVIDRLITQSISQWLSPQYEGEFSNYSYGFRENRNAHQALYQAQTNLNDGYEWVVELDLDKFFDRVNHDRLMSLLAQKIADKRTLKLLRSYLNCGMMENGVVIERKEGTPQGSPLSPLLSNIVLNELDKELEARSHRFVRYCDDCSIYVKSEKSATRVLSTITEFIEKKLKLKVNRTKSKVSRPIESTLLGFSFYRREKGWAVRIASKSLRKIKEKMKDQTQRKAPGKVKDKIKKMEAIIVGWVNYFRIATAKSRMEELDRLVRTRLRMGIWKQWKRPSTRWKNLKMLGINVGKAYEWSNSRKGYCRIANSAILHRALNNDYFTKQGYVGFANHYYWKTTHQTKLF; translated from the coding sequence ATGCTGGAAGAAATATTAGATATCCGCAATGTACAAAAAGCCTTTAAGCAGGTAACTGCCAATAAAGGAGCGGGGGGTATAGATGGTATGCAGACCGATGAACTTCGTGACTACCTGAATACGAACTGGCAGACGTTGCGGACCAGTATTTTAGAAGGCAGGTACGGCCCCCAGGCAGTTAAGAAAGTAGAAATAGACAAGGAAAATGGCGGCGGTAAAAGAATGTTGGGAATACCTACTGTAATCGACAGGCTAATTACCCAGTCAATATCCCAATGGCTAAGCCCACAGTATGAAGGAGAGTTTTCCAATTATAGCTATGGGTTTAGAGAAAACCGGAACGCTCATCAGGCATTGTATCAGGCACAAACAAACCTGAACGACGGCTATGAATGGGTAGTGGAGTTGGACTTAGACAAGTTTTTCGATCGGGTGAACCATGACCGGCTAATGTCGCTTCTGGCCCAAAAGATAGCTGACAAGAGGACGCTGAAACTACTGCGCTCATACCTGAATTGCGGGATGATGGAAAATGGGGTTGTGATAGAACGTAAGGAAGGCACTCCTCAAGGCAGCCCTCTCTCCCCCCTGCTGAGCAACATTGTTTTAAACGAACTGGACAAAGAGTTAGAGGCAAGAAGCCACCGGTTTGTACGGTATTGCGATGACTGTAGCATCTACGTGAAAAGTGAAAAGTCAGCGACGCGCGTGCTGTCAACAATCACCGAGTTCATAGAAAAGAAGCTAAAGCTAAAAGTAAACCGTACAAAAAGTAAAGTGAGCCGTCCGATAGAGAGTACGCTTCTGGGTTTCTCTTTTTATCGAAGAGAGAAAGGGTGGGCAGTGCGCATTGCATCTAAATCGCTGAGAAAGATTAAAGAGAAGATGAAGGATCAAACGCAGCGTAAAGCCCCCGGCAAAGTGAAAGACAAGATAAAGAAGATGGAGGCCATAATAGTAGGTTGGGTGAATTACTTTCGGATAGCCACGGCCAAAAGCAGAATGGAAGAACTGGACAGGTTGGTAAGAACACGTCTAAGAATGGGAATATGGAAACAATGGAAAAGGCCATCAACACGGTGGAAAAACCTGAAAATGTTGGGAATTAATGTGGGTAAAGCTTATGAGTGGAGCAACAGTCGTAAAGGCTACTGCCGCATTGCAAACAGTGCAATACTGCACCGAGCCTTGAACAACGACTACTTTACTAAACAAGGGTATGTAGGGTTCGCCAATCACTATTACTGGAAAACAACTCACCAAACTAAGTTATTCTGA
- a CDS encoding Fic family protein: MDLILRFIKENPSRSSKEIHEGLTTVVGYATIKRALVKLASDNLIRREGKGKATTYVISPAYEVSYPVDVEKYFEKEIDERQIKDSFNLSLIADVLSHTTLFTDAEEQSLNALQNEFKNNIFHLTVSAYDKEMERLAIDLSWKSSQIEGNTYSLLETERLLKEKETAEGKPKDDAIMLLNHKEAINFIIANPDYVVPLTLSRIEDIHSLLVKDLGVDRNIRQRRVGISGTNYKPLDNEHQIRDAIREMCELVNSKDSVFEKALLTLVLLSYIQAFVDGNKRTARIVSNAILIAYGHCPISFRTVDSIEYKKAMLIFYEQNNISAFKDIFKAQFEFAVKTYF, encoded by the coding sequence ATGGATCTTATTCTAAGATTTATAAAAGAAAATCCTTCCAGATCTTCTAAAGAAATACATGAAGGATTGACAACTGTTGTTGGGTACGCTACAATAAAGCGGGCATTAGTTAAACTTGCATCTGATAATTTAATAAGAAGGGAAGGAAAGGGGAAAGCAACTACTTATGTTATAAGTCCTGCCTATGAAGTATCGTACCCAGTTGATGTTGAAAAGTATTTTGAAAAGGAAATTGATGAGAGACAAATAAAAGATAGTTTCAATTTGTCTTTGATTGCTGATGTTTTAAGCCATACAACTCTTTTTACTGATGCTGAGGAGCAATCTTTAAATGCTCTCCAGAATGAATTTAAAAATAATATTTTTCATCTGACGGTATCAGCGTATGATAAAGAAATGGAACGACTTGCAATTGATTTGAGCTGGAAATCATCTCAGATTGAAGGTAATACATATTCATTGTTAGAGACAGAACGTTTGCTAAAAGAAAAAGAAACCGCTGAGGGTAAGCCTAAGGATGACGCGATCATGTTGCTTAATCATAAAGAGGCTATTAATTTTATCATTGCGAACCCAGATTATGTCGTGCCGTTAACGTTATCAAGAATTGAGGACATTCATAGTTTGCTAGTCAAAGATTTGGGGGTTGACCGGAACATCCGGCAGAGAAGAGTTGGTATTTCCGGCACAAACTATAAACCATTAGATAATGAACATCAGATTCGGGATGCGATAAGAGAAATGTGTGAATTGGTAAATAGTAAGGACAGTGTATTTGAGAAAGCTTTACTTACGCTGGTGTTACTTTCCTATATCCAGGCATTTGTAGATGGCAATAAAAGGACAGCACGTATAGTAAGTAATGCAATATTGATTGCTTATGGACATTGTCCAATTTCATTCCGTACGGTGGATTCAATTGAATATAAAAAAGCTATGCTGATATTTTACGAACAAAATAATATCAGTGCATTTAAAGATATTTTTAAAGCTCAATTTGAGTTTGCCGTGAAGACTTATTTTTAA
- a CDS encoding ADP-ribosylglycohydrolase family protein: MHTPFLYTMALGDSYGMKYEYLPHPTNADLSDLVHADHPKLTAYKKGDYTDDTQMSLANMELLLAKKSFDITAEEFVNAWLHTFKRDPHKGYSRHMQKLLAECETPSEFVSQLAPSSRTTSGAAMRAGVFGVIEDLEEVKRLTLLQCRITHNNLAGTTSALAVALSVHFLHHGGPRQQLDAFLTAQLGEGWEQNGMDNDPGNAMMIVTQALSALKNAKTIADVFLNVVNQIENSDTDTVCAIAAIIASRCTELEDNVPETLKKGLENGKYGADYLRKIDMQVEAKFPRKMLY; the protein is encoded by the coding sequence ATGCATACACCCTTTCTCTATACCATGGCGCTGGGCGACAGCTATGGCATGAAATATGAATACCTGCCCCACCCTACCAATGCCGACCTATCTGATCTCGTACATGCAGATCATCCTAAACTAACAGCTTATAAAAAAGGCGATTATACAGATGATACACAGATGTCACTGGCAAATATGGAACTGCTACTCGCAAAGAAATCTTTTGATATTACAGCAGAGGAATTTGTAAACGCCTGGCTGCATACATTCAAACGTGATCCTCACAAAGGATATTCAAGACACATGCAAAAACTATTAGCGGAATGCGAAACCCCGTCAGAATTTGTGAGCCAGCTTGCACCTTCCAGCAGAACCACCAGCGGTGCCGCAATGCGCGCGGGTGTTTTTGGAGTGATTGAAGATCTTGAAGAAGTAAAACGACTGACACTGCTACAGTGCCGTATTACACATAATAACCTCGCAGGGACAACATCTGCATTGGCAGTAGCACTGTCTGTGCATTTTTTGCATCACGGAGGTCCCCGCCAACAATTGGACGCGTTTTTAACTGCGCAGTTAGGCGAAGGATGGGAGCAAAATGGTATGGACAATGATCCCGGAAATGCAATGATGATAGTGACACAGGCACTCTCTGCATTGAAAAATGCAAAAACGATAGCAGATGTATTTTTGAATGTGGTAAACCAAATAGAGAATTCTGATACAGATACAGTGTGTGCAATAGCCGCAATTATTGCTTCCCGTTGTACTGAACTCGAGGATAATGTGCCGGAGACATTGAAGAAAGGATTGGAGAATGGTAAATATGGAGCTGATTATCTCCGTAAGATTGATATGCAGGTAGAAGCAAAGTTTCCGCGGAAAATGCTTTATTAA
- a CDS encoding DUF6934 family protein has protein sequence MFGLDKYQYSTDKTFMAYHFISNGPNGAIQKIAKFNLIGEQLYNFGFGDLDAVTGDISDSVMVCLTEND, from the coding sequence ATGTTCGGGCTTGATAAATACCAGTATTCTACAGATAAGACATTCATGGCCTATCACTTTATTAGTAATGGGCCTAATGGTGCAATACAAAAGATTGCAAAGTTTAATCTTATTGGAGAGCAGCTTTATAATTTCGGATTTGGTGATTTGGATGCAGTGACTGGTGATATTTCCGATAGCGTGATGGTGTGTTTGACAGAAAATGACTAA
- a CDS encoding ATP-binding protein has product MAFKRHLEQYLHNWKANSSRKPLIIRGARQVGKTTLVNDFSSSYDHFISLNLEKGTDRKYFEDFDDVKAICESLFLTYNIPLAEVGNTLLFIDEIQECPKAIQLLRFFYEEVPTLHIISAGSLLEFAIQKVKSFPVGRVEFLYLNPMNFEEYLEAIGRGDLIEQLKIVPVKPVAHQVLMDIFHRYAIIGGMPEIIKTDIEKSNLADLIRIYESIWGTYKNDVEKYTTNDTERKIIKHIMDTAPLYLDERVKFQGFGNSSYRSREVGEAFRTLEDAKIIRLIYPTTDLQPPPRADLKKSPRFQILDTGLANYTLSIQAQMLSMSDLSSTYKGAVIPHLITQEVISMSQISSNNPHFWVREKSQSNAEVDLVQVNGEYLIPIEIKSGSTGTLRSLHQFIDAADHAYAVRIYGGTFSLERAITPGKKPYLLMNLPYYLGTQLHQYLNWLLLQKI; this is encoded by the coding sequence ATGGCATTTAAAAGGCATCTTGAACAATATCTTCATAATTGGAAAGCTAATTCTTCTCGAAAGCCACTGATTATCAGGGGTGCTAGACAGGTGGGAAAGACTACATTAGTAAATGATTTTTCTAGTTCTTATGACCATTTTATTTCCTTAAATCTTGAAAAAGGAACAGATAGAAAGTATTTTGAGGACTTTGACGATGTAAAAGCAATTTGTGAATCATTATTCCTGACCTACAATATCCCCTTAGCAGAAGTTGGTAATACATTATTATTTATAGATGAAATACAGGAATGCCCTAAAGCAATTCAATTACTACGCTTCTTTTATGAAGAAGTTCCAACTTTACATATTATCAGTGCCGGTTCTCTTTTAGAATTTGCTATTCAAAAAGTAAAAAGTTTTCCGGTAGGACGGGTTGAATTCCTGTATCTCAATCCAATGAACTTCGAGGAATATCTGGAAGCAATTGGTAGGGGGGACTTAATCGAGCAGTTAAAAATAGTTCCGGTTAAACCGGTTGCTCATCAGGTATTGATGGATATATTTCATCGCTATGCGATTATAGGAGGAATGCCGGAAATCATTAAAACGGATATTGAGAAAAGCAACCTTGCAGATCTTATCAGGATATATGAGAGTATATGGGGAACATATAAAAATGATGTTGAAAAATATACCACGAATGATACTGAAAGAAAAATAATTAAACATATTATGGACACGGCTCCGCTGTATTTAGACGAGCGTGTTAAATTTCAGGGTTTTGGTAATTCCTCTTATAGATCAAGGGAGGTAGGAGAGGCATTTAGGACGCTTGAAGACGCGAAGATAATTCGTTTAATTTATCCAACTACCGATTTACAGCCTCCTCCAAGGGCTGATTTGAAGAAGTCACCAAGATTTCAAATACTGGATACAGGCCTTGCAAACTATACGTTGTCTATTCAAGCACAAATGTTAAGCATGAGCGATTTGAGTAGTACTTATAAGGGGGCAGTGATTCCTCATCTGATTACCCAGGAGGTTATTTCAATGAGCCAGATCTCTTCTAACAATCCACATTTTTGGGTAAGAGAGAAATCACAATCAAACGCAGAGGTCGATTTAGTACAGGTAAATGGAGAATATTTAATTCCAATAGAAATAAAGTCTGGCAGTACGGGTACGCTTAGATCACTTCATCAATTCATTGACGCAGCAGATCATGCTTATGCGGTGAGAATTTACGGAGGTACATTTTCTTTAGAGAGGGCTATTACACCTGGTAAGAAACCTTACTTATTGATGAATCTACCTTATTATCTGGGAACACAATTACATCAATATTTGAATTGGTTATTGCTGCAAAAAATTTGA
- a CDS encoding AMP-dependent synthetase/ligase encodes MTDQPSRLFDIIAYQLAHFPKADMLVGKENKVWKKYSTQEVADLTLRFSAGLLKLGIGGRMAEGVLKEELIGVGMGGADAGGIAGAADSSGAGSITGTGNIAGVSSGSIGGFNTASSATSHRSPEDVEKIAILSPNRPEWLITDLACQQAGAVLAPIYPTLSDNDLEYILNDAAASLLFVSDKDLYDKVSAIRSRLPHLREVFTFNQVPGARHWLEIPAMAEEADFPKIAAIKDSIEPSQLATVIYTSGTTGTPKGVMLTHENIMSNVHACAPCLPVNSSARALSFLPLNHIFERTVSYIYLTAGVPIYYAESLDTIADNLREVKPSIFTTVPRLLEKVYEKIMGKGLELKGIKRALFFWAVDLGKRFDINQEQSWWYKIQLGIANKLVFSKWREALGGNIDVIVVGSAACQVRLLKIFTAAQIPILEGYGLTETSPVISVNRMEEQDRMFGTVGPLIDNVTVKIAEDGEILVKGPNITIGYYKRPDLTAESIKDGWFHTGDIGIMVNDKYLKITDRKKELFKTSGGKFVAPQPIENKFKESIFIEQMMVVGEDRKFTGALIVPSFPQLERWAHKKGIHLSDREALCRLPEVQTLFQQIVEKYNAYFSHIEQVKKFELLPSEWTIAQGELSGTLKVKRKVIAQKYAAQIEKIYN; translated from the coding sequence ATGACTGATCAGCCAAGTAGATTATTTGACATCATTGCATATCAGCTGGCACATTTCCCAAAAGCCGATATGCTGGTAGGAAAAGAAAATAAGGTCTGGAAAAAATATAGCACACAGGAAGTAGCCGATTTGACACTACGCTTCAGTGCAGGGTTGTTGAAATTAGGCATTGGAGGCCGGATGGCTGAAGGGGTTCTTAAGGAAGAGCTGATTGGTGTTGGCATGGGAGGTGCTGATGCCGGGGGTATCGCAGGTGCTGCAGATAGCAGCGGTGCCGGAAGTATAACAGGTACTGGAAACATCGCAGGTGTGAGCTCCGGCAGTATTGGCGGTTTCAACACTGCAAGTTCTGCCACCAGCCACCGCTCCCCCGAAGATGTCGAAAAGATCGCCATCTTATCCCCCAACCGGCCCGAATGGCTCATTACGGATCTTGCCTGCCAGCAGGCCGGCGCCGTACTGGCCCCTATTTACCCTACCCTGAGCGACAACGACCTGGAATACATCCTGAACGATGCTGCCGCCAGCCTGTTATTTGTAAGTGACAAAGACCTTTACGACAAGGTCTCGGCCATCCGGAGCAGGTTGCCTCACCTCAGAGAGGTTTTCACCTTCAACCAGGTGCCCGGTGCCCGTCACTGGCTGGAAATACCCGCAATGGCAGAGGAAGCAGACTTCCCAAAGATAGCAGCGATCAAAGACAGCATCGAACCCTCGCAATTAGCCACCGTTATTTATACCTCAGGTACCACCGGCACTCCCAAAGGCGTGATGCTGACCCACGAGAACATCATGAGCAATGTGCACGCCTGTGCCCCCTGCCTGCCAGTGAACAGTTCCGCCAGGGCACTGAGTTTCCTTCCCCTCAATCATATCTTCGAACGTACTGTGTCGTATATCTATCTGACTGCCGGCGTTCCCATTTACTATGCGGAAAGCCTGGATACTATTGCAGATAACCTGCGGGAAGTAAAACCCAGCATCTTCACCACCGTACCCCGCCTGCTGGAAAAAGTATATGAAAAGATCATGGGCAAAGGACTGGAACTAAAAGGCATCAAAAGAGCACTGTTCTTCTGGGCCGTAGACCTGGGCAAAAGGTTCGACATCAACCAGGAGCAGAGCTGGTGGTATAAAATACAACTGGGGATTGCCAATAAACTGGTGTTTAGCAAATGGCGGGAAGCACTGGGTGGAAACATCGATGTGATCGTAGTAGGCTCTGCGGCCTGCCAGGTCAGGTTACTGAAGATCTTTACCGCTGCCCAGATACCCATCCTGGAAGGATATGGACTAACGGAAACCTCCCCTGTGATCAGCGTAAACCGTATGGAAGAACAGGACCGCATGTTTGGTACCGTTGGCCCCCTGATCGATAATGTAACAGTAAAGATTGCCGAAGACGGGGAGATCCTGGTAAAAGGCCCGAATATCACGATCGGCTATTATAAACGCCCCGACCTGACCGCGGAATCTATCAAAGATGGCTGGTTCCATACGGGGGATATTGGGATCATGGTAAACGATAAGTACCTGAAGATCACCGACCGTAAGAAGGAGCTGTTTAAGACCTCCGGCGGTAAGTTCGTCGCTCCTCAGCCAATCGAAAACAAGTTCAAGGAATCCATATTCATAGAACAAATGATGGTGGTGGGCGAAGACAGGAAATTTACCGGGGCTTTGATTGTACCGTCCTTCCCCCAGCTGGAGCGCTGGGCGCATAAGAAAGGGATCCACCTGAGTGACCGCGAGGCATTGTGCCGCTTACCGGAGGTGCAGACACTGTTCCAGCAAATCGTGGAAAAGTATAATGCCTATTTTAGCCATATAGAGCAGGTGAAAAAGTTTGAGTTGCTGCCCAGTGAATGGACGATTGCCCAGGGAGAGCTGTCGGGAACGCTGAAAGTGAAGCGGAAAGTGATTGCCCAGAAATATGCCGCTCAGATTGAGAAAATCTATAATTAA
- a CDS encoding 2TM domain-containing protein has translation METTQQRDERLWKIAKSRTAFKNSLIVYLVMNLFFWAIWYATTGHYYEGTPWPVWPGLGWGLAIAFQYFNAFHRDPFGDTLKEYERLQAEKEHRGL, from the coding sequence ATGGAAACTACACAGCAAAGGGATGAAAGGCTCTGGAAGATTGCAAAATCCAGGACAGCTTTCAAGAATTCCCTGATTGTTTACCTCGTTATGAACCTCTTCTTCTGGGCTATCTGGTATGCTACCACGGGTCATTATTATGAAGGCACCCCCTGGCCGGTATGGCCGGGTCTGGGATGGGGTTTAGCCATTGCATTCCAGTACTTCAATGCATTTCACCGCGATCCGTTTGGGGATACGCTGAAAGAGTATGAGCGATTGCAAGCGGAGAAGGAACACAGAGGCCTGTAA
- a CDS encoding MFS transporter, which yields MEKIATAKAPVQQAAERTVFSVLLALSFSHLINDAIQSLIPAIYPIVKDALHLNFSQVGYITLTYQLTASLLQPLVGLYTDRKPQPYSLIIGMGFTLLGLVCLSQAHDFYFVLFSVGLVGVGSSVFHPESSRLAHMASGGQHGLAQSLFQLGGNAGSSLGPLLAAMIIVPHGQSSLSWFSVLAILAIVVMINIGSWYKQNTHRLQPKKVQVHTDNHLSKGKVIFALGILLVLVFSKYFYMAGMTSYYTFYLMHKFNVSVQASQIYLFVFLFAVAAGTFFGGPLGDRIGRKYVIWISILGVAPFSLLLPHANLMGTCVLSIFIGVILSSAFSAILVYAQELVPGKVGMIAGLFFGLAFGMGGIGSAVLGNIADSKGIDYVFQLCAYLPLIGLLTGLLPDVEKSKK from the coding sequence ATGGAAAAGATCGCCACTGCCAAAGCACCTGTACAACAGGCCGCTGAGAGGACCGTATTCTCTGTTCTTCTGGCCCTCAGCTTCTCTCACCTGATCAATGATGCCATTCAGTCACTGATCCCTGCCATTTATCCGATCGTCAAAGATGCACTGCATCTCAATTTTAGCCAGGTAGGTTACATTACGCTCACTTACCAGCTCACTGCCTCCCTGCTGCAACCACTGGTAGGCTTGTATACAGACAGGAAGCCACAGCCTTATTCCCTGATCATAGGCATGGGCTTTACTTTGCTGGGCCTTGTATGTCTTTCACAGGCACATGATTTTTACTTTGTACTATTTTCTGTAGGCCTTGTCGGCGTAGGTTCTTCCGTATTCCACCCTGAATCCAGCCGCCTGGCACATATGGCATCCGGTGGTCAGCATGGCCTGGCACAATCCCTTTTTCAACTGGGAGGCAATGCAGGTAGTTCACTTGGACCCTTGCTGGCAGCGATGATCATTGTTCCGCATGGACAATCCAGCCTGAGCTGGTTCTCTGTACTGGCGATACTTGCAATCGTCGTAATGATCAATATCGGCTCCTGGTATAAACAGAATACGCATCGTCTGCAACCTAAAAAGGTGCAGGTACATACAGATAATCATCTCTCAAAAGGGAAAGTGATTTTTGCACTGGGCATTTTGCTTGTATTGGTATTCTCCAAGTATTTCTACATGGCAGGTATGACCAGTTATTATACATTCTATCTCATGCACAAGTTCAATGTGAGTGTGCAGGCATCACAGATTTACCTGTTTGTATTCCTCTTTGCAGTAGCAGCTGGAACCTTCTTTGGCGGCCCGCTGGGCGACCGCATTGGACGTAAATATGTGATCTGGATTTCTATTCTTGGAGTGGCCCCCTTCTCATTGTTATTGCCACATGCAAACCTGATGGGAACATGTGTACTGAGTATATTCATCGGTGTGATACTCTCTTCTGCATTCTCTGCAATATTAGTATATGCGCAGGAGTTAGTACCGGGAAAGGTAGGCATGATAGCCGGTCTTTTCTTCGGACTTGCCTTTGGTATGGGTGGTATCGGCTCGGCAGTACTGGGCAATATTGCCGATAGCAAGGGCATAGACTACGTATTCCAGTTATGTGCCTATCTGCCATTGATAGGTTTGTTAACAGGATTACTGCCTGATGTTGAGAAATCCAAAAAGTAG
- a CDS encoding FadR/GntR family transcriptional regulator — MMNKQSLPIRRNSLADEVAQRLQEQISLGNYKTGEKLPTEPALMEAFGVGRSSIREAVRILANSGILRVQQGLGTFVEEQAGIAEPLPQRLKRAQFEDLDEVRQLMELKIAQKAALNRTDEDIERMKTALKKRKEYGAANDVAACIDADIEFHVAIAQASNNSILMDLYRTVAIHLKAKFLERFKTTDTFTNTQHLHKQLLNSIVAQDDQKAWQCVQKIIDHTDSKYL, encoded by the coding sequence ATGATGAATAAACAATCCTTACCAATCAGGCGAAACAGCCTCGCAGACGAGGTTGCGCAGCGGCTACAGGAACAGATCTCTTTAGGGAATTATAAAACAGGCGAAAAATTACCTACCGAACCAGCCTTAATGGAAGCTTTCGGGGTAGGTCGTTCCTCCATCCGGGAAGCCGTACGCATCCTGGCAAACAGCGGGATACTCAGGGTACAACAGGGCCTGGGCACCTTTGTGGAAGAGCAGGCAGGTATTGCAGAACCCCTCCCCCAGCGGCTCAAACGCGCACAGTTTGAAGACCTGGACGAGGTAAGGCAACTGATGGAACTGAAAATAGCCCAAAAAGCAGCACTGAACAGAACAGATGAGGATATTGAACGGATGAAGACCGCTTTGAAAAAAAGAAAAGAATATGGCGCAGCCAATGATGTTGCAGCCTGTATAGATGCGGATATTGAGTTTCACGTGGCTATAGCACAGGCTTCGAATAACAGTATCCTGATGGACTTATACAGGACTGTAGCCATACACCTGAAAGCGAAATTCCTGGAACGGTTTAAGACGACTGATACTTTTACTAATACGCAGCACCTGCATAAGCAGCTATTGAATAGTATTGTGGCGCAGGATGATCAGAAGGCCTGGCAATGTGTACAGAAGATCATCGACCACACCGATAGCAAGTACCTTTAA
- a CDS encoding tetratricopeptide repeat protein — protein sequence MKALNLFIRYRFPLGIILLLGGIALGASVGWWEATIVLVLAIICLVTHFMFGPMRLVQEAVEAGDIDTAMAMMNTIKFPKLLYKPIQSVYYFMQSNLAMYNKDLDKAEATIRQSIKSGSPMKEYEGMQYFQLGTIAYQKNDLKEADSNLKKAVRMGLPDKENTAAALLTLASIAMSRRDFKTAKDYFRRAKAQKPTTAQIVSQIKEMDKYISRMPG from the coding sequence ATGAAAGCATTAAACTTATTTATTCGTTATAGATTCCCACTGGGTATCATTCTTTTGTTGGGCGGGATTGCACTGGGTGCTTCTGTGGGCTGGTGGGAAGCCACCATCGTGCTGGTGCTGGCGATCATCTGCCTGGTCACACATTTTATGTTTGGCCCTATGCGCCTGGTACAGGAAGCTGTTGAAGCTGGTGATATTGATACTGCCATGGCGATGATGAATACCATTAAATTCCCTAAACTGTTATATAAGCCTATTCAGTCAGTTTATTATTTCATGCAGAGTAACCTGGCCATGTATAATAAGGACCTGGACAAGGCAGAGGCGACTATCCGTCAAAGTATCAAATCTGGTAGTCCGATGAAGGAGTATGAGGGGATGCAGTATTTCCAGCTGGGTACGATTGCTTATCAGAAGAATGACCTGAAGGAAGCGGATTCCAACCTGAAGAAAGCGGTGAGAATGGGCCTGCCTGATAAGGAAAATACGGCAGCAGCGTTGCTGACCCTGGCGTCTATCGCGATGAGCCGGAGGGATTTTAAAACTGCAAAAGACTATTTCCGCAGGGCAAAGGCACAAAAGCCAACCACTGCACAGATCGTAAGCCAGATCAAGGAAATGGATAAATATATTTCCCGTATGCCAGGTTGA